GCTCTAGATCCATCCCCAGCGCACCCTTCACCTCCTGCCGGAAGCTGACCGGATCGAGCAGCTTGACGGGCATTGTGGCAAAGTCGCGGGTGTAGTCTGTCCAGAACTGCTTAAAATCCCCCCCCGAGGCCATCAGAACCGTATCTCCGGGTAAGCGGGTCGGCATCGTTTTGGCCGTGTTGCGCACGGAGAATTTGCGATCGCCATCGGGTTTCAGCCAGAACACACTGTTGAGCGTAATCCCATCGTTCTCAAGATTCGCCACCGTGGCCCAACCTTGGCTCTGCTTCACCTGCTCAAGGCTCTGTTGCGGGAGGTTGCGATTGGTGTTGGCGTTACCCGACATCACCATTTCTGGCAGGTTCATATAGACACTGGCAAACCCGCGTCCTTTCTGGATTTGTCCCAGGGCATTGGCATAGCCCGGAGTCCCCGCCAGGGATTTTCCCCCTTTATGGGTCTCGATCGCCCGTTCGATGGCCCGAGCACTATTGGACACCAGAATAAACTTGCCGTCGATCGCGGCAATATCCACATTCTGCGAGGGTTGTTCCCCCTTTGCCTCCCGAACTTGAATCCCTTGGTAGGTGCGCTCTGTCCATTGCCGTCCGGGAAGATTACGGGGCCGATCGAAGACTTCCTTCGCCTTTAAGGCATTGTTAATCGGAAGAACCAGGACCGCGGGCTGGGCATTGGCGGGTTGGGGCGGTTGACCATTCTTCGGCGGTTCCAATTCCGATTGGGGCGACAGCATGGCCAGGGTGACCTCCGGGCCAATCCACGGTTGAATGTCCTGTTCGTAGCTCAGTCCATTGGCCGTCAGGAAGCGATCGCGCAATTGGGCGAGGTTTTGATCTAGTGCTGCTTGGCTTTGGGGCGTGCCAAAGGTGCGCAATTGTTGCCATTGGTTGCCGTCTGTGGTGAAGGACACCACCATGAGCGCATCCTGGGGAATCAGGGTTGCGCCACTCGGCAACGTGCCCGGAGCAAAATTGGGGCGAGTCAAGGTCCAGAAGGCAAACCCGCCCCCTACAATCAGGAAAGCGGCTCCCGCTAGGGGCAGCAGGAAGGAATTAGGTTTCTTCTGGAAGAGGGTTTTGGCGTTCATTCGCTAACCGGGATCAAGCAATGCCATTGCAATCTATCAACAGCCAATGTACCAGAGTCTATCCATTCTTCACGCGGCTTGAGCAGCAATTCCACAGAAAAAATTAAGATTAGTCGATTATTTTCTGGAATACGACGATCGAATCTAGGGACGCAATGTCGAGTCTAGACCCGCGTTGCAGGACTCTTCGTCAAACACTGTGCGGTTTTTGTGGTTTTCCAACGGAATTTTCAGGAAACAATCACAATTTCCCAAGAAAAAACAATTTTTCAAAAAATCACCTTGAAATCGATCGATACAGCGTATCCCGTTGCTGGGCAGGCCGATCGAGGCTGGCGATCGCTTGGGTTAAGGTCTCCACGGTTTGGCAAGTGCCCCCGATCGCACCTGCCATGGTGGTGATATGTTCCTCCATCAATGTGCCCCCGATGTCATTGCAGCCCCAAGTCAGCGCAGCGATCGCGCCCGGTAAACCCAATTTGACCCAACTGGGTTGGTGGTTGGGAATCCAGTTGCCGAGGTAAATGCGGGCGACGGCAGTTAACTGTAACGAGGCGGCTAAATCCGGTTGATCCCGTCCGACTCGACTGCGCAACGGTTTGGGGGCTTCTTGGCCGACAAAGGGCAGCAAAATAAATTCCGTAATGCCGCGATCGCCGCGATGCTGGGCTTTTTGTTGCAGTTGCCGGAGTTGTTCTAGGTGCGCAATTTGTTGGGCCGGGGTTTCGATATGCCCCGACAGCATTGTGCTGGTGGTGGGCATCCCTAAGGTATGGGCTGTGTGAATAATTTCAACCCAAGTGGCTGCATTAATTTTCTCTGGACAAATGACGCGCCTCACGGTGTCATCCAGGACTTCCGCTGCCGTTCCGGGCATGGAATCGACCCCCGCTGCCTGCAATGCCGCAATCACCTCGCCGTAGGTTAGGCCATCCTGCCGCGCAATAAATTGAATTTCTTGGGGAGAAAAGGCATGGAGATGCAAATGGGGAAAGGCGGATTTAATCGTAGCGACTAATTTTAGGTAATAGGGTAAGGCCCGATCGTCAATTTTGGCCTGGGGATTGAGGCCCCCTTGCATACAAATTTCCGTTGCGCCTTGCTGCACCGCTTCGGTCGCCTTGGCCAAAATGGTGTCCCAATCTAACCAATAGGCTCCCGATTCCTCCGCATCGCGCCGAAACGCGCAAAAGCTGCAATGCTGTTCGCAAATGTTGGTGTAGTTAATATTGCGATTGACCACGTAGGTGACGGTGTCGCCGATTTGCTGTTGGCGAAGGCGATCGGCGGTTTCACGAATGGCCTCTAGTGCTGTGGGACTGGTTTGACGCAGCAGGTACAAGCCTTCCTCTGGCGATAAATCATGCCCTGCTAAGGCATGGTTCAACAGGGTATCCAAGGATAACTGACTGGTTTCTAAATACATTGCTGATAGGAATTTATGAATCGACTTTGAAAAGAATGAACTAGAAAGCAGGGGATGCAGTGGCGATTATAGGAAGATGGCTAGGCAGTGAGCTTTAGGCCATGGGCTTGTCGAAGCAACACGATCGCTAGGCGATAGCAGACTATCAAGCTGCTGTTCAGGCTGCAATTCAAGCTGCAACTTAAGGGCTACTCAGTAGGCTCAGCAACCGATCGGCATCTTCCAAGTCTCCAACAATTCGTCGCATGGGTAAAGGACTCACCCGCACCAAGGTGGGCATCGCAGTCACTTGATCGAGTTCTGCTTGTTCTGGGTTCTTGGAAATATCGATCATTTTGAGTGTGTAGGGTTGATCGATACATTGTTCCAGCAAGGTATGGAGATTTTGCAAGATGCGTTGGACATTGCCACTACGGCTGGAGAGATAGAGATGGAAGACGTAGGTGGGGGAGGGAGTTGGGTGGGGAATGGGGGAATGGGGGAGTGGGAGAGTGGGGAGTGGGAGAGTGGAGGAGTGGGGGTGTGGGGTGTGGGGGTGTGGGGTGTGGGGTGTGGGAGAGTGGGAGGGTGAGAAGGGGGCAGGAATGATGGGGTGGGATGGCTCGATCGGGGATGGACGATCGGTGTCGTCTAGGCGAATGACCCAGTCATGGCATTCCCACAGGACTGGAAATTGTTGGCGGTAGGTGGATAGTAATCGGGGGGTACAGAGTTCTGGGGTTGTTTGTACGGTTTGCCACTGCTGCGGTTCGAGGCCAAATAACGCTTCTAACAAGACACGGTAACGAATCACACCCGGAGCGGCGGTCGCTAAAGTGTTGACTTTTCCAGTGTGAGCGTCCTGCCAGCGATCGACCGTTGCGGTATAGCAAGGCAAGAGAAAATGAGGCGGTTCTGAGAGTCCCAGCCAATCCTGCAAGGCTGCACAGAGATGGAGGTGCCAACGGGACTGCTTGTTTGCGTCAATACAATAAACTAAATCTCCGCCTGGAGTAAAAAGAGCAATGCCCTTGAAGGTCTTGGGAACGGAGAGGTGTTCCATTAGGTTAGGAGAAACGGCTGACGTTTCATGATTCCCAGCGGTTGGATAAACTACGGGGAATTACCCACCATTGTGGATCACCAGCGGCGCAACTGGGCAGCCGGTGTAAAAAATTGTTGGGTGATGCCTGCCAGAAGACCCAGGAGGGTGATCAGTGTGGCAAGCAGGGTCATGAAGAGAATCAGGAGTTGATAGGCTCCAGCTTGCAGGGGATCGAAGCCAGCGAGTAAGGTGCCTCCCATAAAACTTGGCAGGATTGCCAGCCCCGCGATCGTCAGAGCGTTCAGGGTGGGCAACAGTCCGGCTCGAATCGCGGCTTGGCGGTAGGGGGCAATGGCGATCGTGGGGCTGGCTCCGAGGCTGAGGTGGGTTTCAATTTCCTGGGTGTTGTGGCTGAGGCTGTGGATGAACTGCTCTCCGGCGATCGCGGCTCCGTTCATGGCGTTGGCAAAGACCAGTCCCGACAGCGGTAGCAAAACGCGCGGCTCGTACCAAGGGGTGGACTGCACCACAAAGGTGAACACATAGCCCAGGGTGACGCTACTGCCCAGGAAGAGTGAACCGAGGGTGATGGGCAAGAGGTAGGGGATCCGTTGGCTGAGTTGTTTTTGGGTGACGATCGCGGCAACAAGCAGGAGCGCCAAGACCGCAATGAGGGTTAAAACCGGATCGCGCACGATAAAAATCGTTGCCAGAATATAACTAAATACGATCATTTGCAGGATCGATCGCCCCGCAGCCACCACCACACTCCCGAGCAGATCCAACCGTTGCCAAGCAGCGAGAATTAGGGTTAGGACAATTAACCCCAGCGCAAAGATCAACTGTGTAGGCGTATCCACTGCAATTCCTACCAGACAAGCCCTGTTATTATCCCCTAAAAGCTAAGAGGCTGCAGGAATCATCCCTGGAGGACAGTTTTGGAGGCGATGCGGGTTTGTTTGCGATCGCGTTCGGAAAGGGTTTCACCGGATTGCAAGCGGGTAGCGGTTTCCTGGAGCACCGTGGCTCCCGCCCGATCGCCCATTTGCAAGGCAGTATTGGCAGCGGTTTGCAGCATCGTGGCCGCTCCGGTTTTGTCCCCCTGTTGCAGCTTGTTTTCGGCGATTTGGGTTTGGCGATATTTGGCCAGGGCCAGGATGTGGGTTTGGACAGCGGGGTTGGGCTGGGGGGTGTAGGTGGGGACGGCTTGCAGGGTGATGGGGGAGATATCGGAGGCGGTGGTGGTGCCCGTCAGGGGGTTGTCGTAGCGGACTTGGACTTGGGCGACGGTGTGGCTACCCTCCGGAAGCTGATCGAAATAGAGGTTGGCCAGTACCACGCGGGGCGCATCGACTAGGAGATCTCCCAACCGGGCGATCGCGATGTCGCCTTCCATCGTCACCGGCAGTTCGATCGTCTCCGGAGCCACCTGAGCGAGGGGTTTCAGTTCGGCAAGGCGGGTGTTGGGGGCCAATTTCAGCATCAGGTGGGCGTTGGTCAAGCCGACGGATTGCGCCCGGTTCAGCAGGCGATCGAATTCCGTCACGGCTAGTTCCGGCGCAGCGATGTAGGCCAAGGCCCCAATGCCTGCATCAGCAATTTGTTCGAGAATATCCTGATTCCAGTTATCGCCGAAGCCCAAAGCATTAATTGTCAGGCCGTAGCCCGTGGCCACGTGGGCCAGTTTGAGGCAGCGATCGTTGTTGCCATGTTCGTTTTCGCCGTCGGTCAGCAGGAAAATTTGCGAGACCGTGCCCTGTTTGCCCTTAGCGCATTCTTCGATGCCGAGTTTTAAGCCTTCGTCGATGTTGGTGCCGCCGGTGGCGGTGAGGGCATCCAGTTGGGATTGAATGTCAGCGGGCTGGTTAACGGTTTGGTTTGCCACGAGGACGTGGGCTTCGTGGTTGAAGGCGATGATGGTGATGCGATCGCCGGGGGTGAGTTTTTCGATCAGCCCTTTGGCCGCCTGTTTAACGGTGTCCAGGGATTTACCCCGCATGGAACCGCTGTGATCCAGGATGAGACAGAGGTTGAGAGGAACCTCTCGGCTGCTGGGTTCCGGCATCGCAAAAACGGAGATGGCCGCTTGGCGTTGGCTGTTGGCTTGGGTTACGTCCAGTTGGACGTCGCTGAGGGCAATTTCTAGACCAACTTTCATAGAAAAATCCTTGGGAACCGGGTGAGGCTGAGCGATCGAAAAATCTGTTCAATGGAACGATCGTTGGATGGAGCGATCGTGGTTTACCCAAGTCTACGCATCCAACTGAGCGTTTTCCAGAAACGGGAGCCTTCCCTACTCAATCCGCAAATTTTCCGGCATCCGCAGGTAAATCCCACGGGGATCATTGAGCGATCGCAGGGTATTAAACTCGGTCTGTAACTTCTTAAATTCTTCGGTAAACGGATCATTGCCCTGGGGCTGAGCTTCTATCTGGGCACCAAACAAACTCCGCAGCACCCGTTCTTCAAAGCTAGTGGGTTCAGGGTATTCCTCTACCTGCCAGTTATCGCCTAATTTTGCCCGATTGGCCGCTTCTTTAATTGCCGCTTCCAATCCCCCTAACTCATCCACCAAACCAATTTTTTTCGCTTCGGCCCCCGACCAAACTCGGCCTTGGGCAATTTCCGCCACCTTGGCTTTGTCGAGCTTGCGGGATTCCGCTACCTTAGTGAGAAACTGATCGTAAATTTGGCCAATAATGCGTTGAACGATCGTAATTTCCTCCTGGGTTTTCGGGCGGGAAATGGTTGCTCCATCGGCAAATTTGCCTGTTTTGACGACATCCCAGGTAATGCCATTATCGTTGGCCAGTTTTTGAATATTGGGCAACAGTCCAAACACCCCGATCGACCCGGTAATCGTCGTCGGTTCTGCAAAAATCCGATCGCCATAGGTGGCAATCCAATAGCCCCCCGAAGCCGCCACACTGCCCATGGAGACAATGACGGGTTTAACCTTGCGAGTGACAATCACTTCCCGCTGAATGATATCGGAGGCCGTGGCACTTCCACCGGGACTATTAATGCGTAGGACAACGGCTTTTACATCCTTGTCCTGTCGCAGTCTGCGCAGCGTTCTCGCAAAACTATCGCCCCCAATCTGTCCGACATCTCCTGAACCGTTAACAATTTCACCTTCGGCATAGACCACAGCGATTTGATTTTCTGAAACTTTTTCGACGCGATCGCTGATGGCTTCAGCATAGTTCCGCAGGGAAATACCTCGAAAGGATTTCGTTTCGTCTTCTTCACCCGTTAGCTTTTTCAACTCATCCAACACTTCATCGGCATAGACCACGCGATCGACCAATTTGGCTTGCTTGGCATCTGCTGCGGTCAAAATGCCCTTGGTATCCGAGAGCTTTTGCAAAACATTGGGATCTAAATTGCGCGCCTTGCCGGTTGCGGTTAAAAATTCGCCCCAAATGTCATTTAACAGTTTGGTGGTTTGTTCTTTGCTGGGATTACTGCTCCGTTGGCGCAAAAACGGTTCCACCGCCGACTTATATTTCCCCCGCCAGATCGCCTGCACGCCCACCCCAAATTTCTGTAAAGCCTGGGAAAAGAACATTGTCTGGGAACTCAGACCGTTCATTTCCACTACCCCCATGGGATTGACCGCAATATTGTCTGCCACCGACGCGAGGTAATATTCCTTCTCGCCCCATTCCACGTCGTAGGCGTAGATCTTCTTCCCGGATGCTTTAAATCGTTGCAGGGCTTCGCGGACTTCCTTGAGGGTGGCATAGCCGGAGCCATTGCGGCTGGAGGAATCGCGGGCGGTCAGGTACAGGGCCAGAATGCGATCGTCCTTAGCGGCTTGATCGATCGTGGTTAATACCGTGCGCAGGGTGACTGTGCTCTGAAGGTTGCCAGCAACGGTATCATTCACTACTTCCTGAGGACTCCGTTCCGGTTGGGAATCCGTAATCGGCTGCGCCAAGTCCATGACCAACACGGTTTTATCTTTGACCTGCGGGCCGGTGCTGCGAGAACTCGCCAGCCCCATGATGAGAAAGAGCAGGCCACCGAGGCTGACACCGGAGAAAATCAACAGCCCTACAAGAGTGGCCAGGGTGGTCTTAAGGAAGTCGCGCATAGAAGAACCGAAGAAATGGGACGACAGGAGCAATCACGACGATCGGTCAAAGGTTGAAAGGTTGGACTTCCTGCTAGGCCCAAATTCGCCAACAAGATTTGCCAACAAGATTTGCCAACAAGATTCGCTAACCCGATCGCTGATCTTGCAATGTACTTGTCTTCTCTATGCTAATCAGGAGAACCCGGATTCGGTTAACAATTTATGGACGGTGGCCAGTAAATCAGGGGGAGGAGGTTGGTTCTGCGATCGCGCTGATCTGAAATCGAGCTGAGGGGCATCGTAGCCCGATCGTCTCGGTAGACTGCATCGTCCCGGCATACCATCAGCCAAGATCCCGTAAGCTGGTAAAGTATCGATGTTTTGAAGATTAGTCAACCATTAGTAAACCTATGGCAATTCGAATTGGCAACGGCTATGACCTACACTGCCTCGTAGAAGGGCGGGACTTGATTCTAGGCGGAATTAAAATCGATCATTCCAAAGGTTTACTGGGGCATAGTGATGCGGATGTCCTGACCCACGCCATTATGGACGCGATGCTGGGTGCCCTCAGTTTGGGGGATATTGGCCACTACTTTCCGCCGACCGATCCGCAATGGAAAGGTGCAGATAGCCTCAAGCTTTTGGAACAGGTTCATCAACTGATTCTCGATCGGGGTTGGCGGATTGGGAACCTGGATTCGGTGGTGATCGCAGAACGGCCCAAGCTCAAACCCCACATTCCTGCAATGCGCGATCGCCTAGCAGAAGTGCTCAACATCGATCCCGATTTAATTGGCATCAAAGCGACGACTAATGAGAAACAGGACGCGGTAGGACGGGAGGACGCAATCATCGCCTATGCGGTGGTGTTGCTTGAAAAATAGCGGGTGTCGAGAATGCAGGAATCGGGCCGCTGAATGCAGGCTCATTTCTGCCTCTCAAGCTTTCTGCTTCTCAAGCTTGCGGCTGACCTGGGACATACTGAAACAGACCATCCAGTAGATGAAGCCAATAAATAAATACACTTCCGTTTGTCGATCGCTAAAGTCTGGTTGGGACAGAATTGTGCGAGAAATTCCCGTTAGTTCAAACATCGAAAACAATCCTAGTAACGACGTATCTTTGAATAGAGAAATAAACTGTCCCACAATGGCAGGGGTAGAAATGCGTAACGATTGGGGCAATATGATTAAAGTCAATGTTTGAATCGTATTGAGTCCGAGAGCTTTGGCCGCTTCGGTCTGTCCTTTGGGAATCGCCTGGAGACCCGATCGCACATTTTCCGCCAGATAGGCCGCGTTAAACAGCATCAGTCCTGCGATCGCCCGCACCACCCGATCGAGGCGAATTTCATCGGGCAGCAGCAACGGCAGCATCACCTGCGCCATAAATAAAATCCCGATTAGCGGTAAGCCCCGCACCAGTTCGATGTAACCCGTACAAACCCAACGCACGATCGGCAAGGTAGACTGTCGGCCTAGGGCCAGCAAGATACTGAACGGAAACGCTAGTAAGATACTGACTGCGGCAGTCAAGAGCGTCAGAAACAAGCCGCCCCATAAACTTGTGCGGACAAACTTCAGCCCTAAGCCGCCATTGGCCAAGTAGGCGATCGCGCAGAAAGCGATCGGAAGCAGGGCATAGAATACTAACTGAATGCGCTTCTTGACCCGTTGGGATTGCACCCGTTGGGATTGCACAGATTGCATAAATTGGGGCACAGTCCAGAGCGCAGTCATTCCGACAAATACGCCCAATACAGCCCACAGCCGCCACACCTGATTTACCGGATAGCGCCCCACGAAAAATAAGCGCAGATTTGCCGTAATCACCGTCCATTGGGCCTGTGCCAGCCAACTCCAAAACCCATAGCCCACCCAGACTAAAAACGCAAGGCATAGCAGGGTCAAGAGGCTATTCAACGTTGTGTTAAACAGATTCTTCTGTAACCATTGTGGAATCTGTTGTAGCGTTTGTTGTCTCGTCTGTGCTTTTGGAGGAGTCGGAGGCTGGGAATTCTGCATCATCGTAACTCTAATGGATTATTGCAAGCGATCGGTCAAAGATGGATTCCAACAAGTGACAGTGCTCAGGAGTTCCCAGTTACCGTTCCACAAGCTGGACACGCCGATTGAATTGATTGAGCACCCAGGCGATCAATAAGCTGAGGGAAAGATAGGTCAGGGAAATCAGAATCATCACTTCCACGGCACGCCCCGTTTGGTTAAATGTGGTAGACGAGACCGCATACAGATCGGGATAGCCCACGGCGATCGCTAAACTGGAATTCTTCGCTAGGTTCAAATATTGGTTGGCCAGGGACGGAATCATAGATCGGAGTGCCTGAGGCAGAATGATGAACCGCAACGTTTGACCCGGCAATAACCCCAGCGATCGGGCTGCTTCCCACTGCCCCTTGGGAACGGATTGAATTCCCCCCCGCACAATCTCGGCAATAAACGTTCCGGTGTACAGCGTCAGCCCCGTGAGCAGCGCCGAGAATTCCGGAGAGAGTGGCAACCCCAACAGATTAATGCCCCCTTTGCTGAACTGGATCAGGCCAAAGGAGACCACCTGATCCGACTTGGTCAAACTGGTGAAGACAAAGTACCAGAACAGCAGTTGCAATAACAGCGGCATATTGCGCAGCGTTTCCACATAGACCTTAGCCAGTTGTCGCAGCAGCCAGTTATTGGACAACCGCGCCACGCCCGCCACAAACCCCACTAACGTCGCGATCGCAATCCCACTCACAATCACCCGCAGAGAGTTGAGAAAGCCAACAAACATCGCCATGGCGTAGCGATCGCTGGGTTGGTAGGCGATCGGCGTTTCGCCAATACTAAACCCCGCCTGTGATTCTAGGAATTTGAACCCCAGCCGAATTCCCAGTCGTTTGAGGTTGTGATCGAGGTTGTAGCCTAAATAACTTAATGCTGCAACGACGAAGAGAACGACGATCGCCTGCCAAAAGAATTGCCAGAACTTTGCCTGTCGCCACCAGCGAGTCTTTGGCCGCGAGGGTGGCCCCAGGGATGGGTCTGTCTGTCGTTGATTTGGATTTCGGCCAGTGGAACTCATAGATCTTCCGTGATGCGCCATTCATCTATTATCCAGCAGAGAATCCTATACTGGAAAGCACGCCAAAAAGATCTTCCCTCGTTGGATGACGCGATCGGGGCTGCGTTCCTAGCCTAGTCCCGTTCCCCCGTTGCATAAACCGCTGGATGTCCCTCAGTACGTCTCTCAATATGTCCCTCAGCCTTTGCATGATTGTCAAAAACGAAGCAGCCAATCTTCCCCGCTGCTTGGATAGTGTGAAAGATGTGGTTGATGAAATGATCGTGCTGGATACGGGGTCAACGGATCAGACGATCGCGATCGCCCAATCCTACGGCGCAAAGGTCTACGAATTTACCTGGTGTGATGATTTTTCTGCGGCTCGCAATGCTGCGCTGCCCTATGTGACCGGAGAATGGGTTCTAGTTCTGGATGCCGATGAAGTTTTGCTCCCCGCGATCGTGCCAGCCTTAACAACCGCCATCCAAAATTCCAAGGCTTTAGTCATCAACCTCGTGCGCCAAGAAGTCGGAGCCCCCCAAGCTCCCTATTCCCTCGTCTCGCGCCTCTTTCGGAAACACCCTGCTATCTACTTTCAGCGGCCT
The Alkalinema sp. FACHB-956 DNA segment above includes these coding regions:
- the sppA gene encoding signal peptide peptidase SppA, translating into MRDFLKTTLATLVGLLIFSGVSLGGLLFLIMGLASSRSTGPQVKDKTVLVMDLAQPITDSQPERSPQEVVNDTVAGNLQSTVTLRTVLTTIDQAAKDDRILALYLTARDSSSRNGSGYATLKEVREALQRFKASGKKIYAYDVEWGEKEYYLASVADNIAVNPMGVVEMNGLSSQTMFFSQALQKFGVGVQAIWRGKYKSAVEPFLRQRSSNPSKEQTTKLLNDIWGEFLTATGKARNLDPNVLQKLSDTKGILTAADAKQAKLVDRVVYADEVLDELKKLTGEEDETKSFRGISLRNYAEAISDRVEKVSENQIAVVYAEGEIVNGSGDVGQIGGDSFARTLRRLRQDKDVKAVVLRINSPGGSATASDIIQREVIVTRKVKPVIVSMGSVAASGGYWIATYGDRIFAEPTTITGSIGVFGLLPNIQKLANDNGITWDVVKTGKFADGATISRPKTQEEITIVQRIIGQIYDQFLTKVAESRKLDKAKVAEIAQGRVWSGAEAKKIGLVDELGGLEAAIKEAANRAKLGDNWQVEEYPEPTSFEERVLRSLFGAQIEAQPQGNDPFTEEFKKLQTEFNTLRSLNDPRGIYLRMPENLRIE
- a CDS encoding DUF3352 domain-containing protein → MNAKTLFQKKPNSFLLPLAGAAFLIVGGGFAFWTLTRPNFAPGTLPSGATLIPQDALMVVSFTTDGNQWQQLRTFGTPQSQAALDQNLAQLRDRFLTANGLSYEQDIQPWIGPEVTLAMLSPQSELEPPKNGQPPQPANAQPAVLVLPINNALKAKEVFDRPRNLPGRQWTERTYQGIQVREAKGEQPSQNVDIAAIDGKFILVSNSARAIERAIETHKGGKSLAGTPGYANALGQIQKGRGFASVYMNLPEMVMSGNANTNRNLPQQSLEQVKQSQGWATVANLENDGITLNSVFWLKPDGDRKFSVRNTAKTMPTRLPGDTVLMASGGDFKQFWTDYTRDFATMPVKLLDPVSFRQEVKGALGMDLEQDFVNWMQGEFSLSLVAAPPGSPPTTPIGLVIMAQTSDRRAAEKALKQLDETMAKKFSFKVEAGQVSGQEVVNWRMPSAEVGITRGWLDGNVAFLTLGAPVVSSLLPRPANTLSASPLFQKAIAPSNDAVSGNFFMDVKRAGGFKGLPLLRFPESSQVWLDAIQAIGITTVVTSDRTTRYDVTLLMQKGDRPGDLPSPSLPSPSAPSSGPSK
- the ispF gene encoding 2-C-methyl-D-erythritol 2,4-cyclodiphosphate synthase gives rise to the protein MAIRIGNGYDLHCLVEGRDLILGGIKIDHSKGLLGHSDADVLTHAIMDAMLGALSLGDIGHYFPPTDPQWKGADSLKLLEQVHQLILDRGWRIGNLDSVVIAERPKLKPHIPAMRDRLAEVLNIDPDLIGIKATTNEKQDAVGREDAIIAYAVVLLEK
- a CDS encoding ABC transporter permease subunit (The N-terminal region of this protein, as described by TIGR01726, is a three transmembrane segment that identifies a subfamily of ABC transporter permease subunits, which specificities that include histidine, arginine, glutamine, glutamate, L-cystine (sic), the opines (in Agrobacterium) octopine and nopaline, etc.): MSSTGRNPNQRQTDPSLGPPSRPKTRWWRQAKFWQFFWQAIVVLFVVAALSYLGYNLDHNLKRLGIRLGFKFLESQAGFSIGETPIAYQPSDRYAMAMFVGFLNSLRVIVSGIAIATLVGFVAGVARLSNNWLLRQLAKVYVETLRNMPLLLQLLFWYFVFTSLTKSDQVVSFGLIQFSKGGINLLGLPLSPEFSALLTGLTLYTGTFIAEIVRGGIQSVPKGQWEAARSLGLLPGQTLRFIILPQALRSMIPSLANQYLNLAKNSSLAIAVGYPDLYAVSSTTFNQTGRAVEVMILISLTYLSLSLLIAWVLNQFNRRVQLVER
- a CDS encoding amino acid ABC transporter permease gives rise to the protein MMQNSQPPTPPKAQTRQQTLQQIPQWLQKNLFNTTLNSLLTLLCLAFLVWVGYGFWSWLAQAQWTVITANLRLFFVGRYPVNQVWRLWAVLGVFVGMTALWTVPQFMQSVQSQRVQSQRVKKRIQLVFYALLPIAFCAIAYLANGGLGLKFVRTSLWGGLFLTLLTAAVSILLAFPFSILLALGRQSTLPIVRWVCTGYIELVRGLPLIGILFMAQVMLPLLLPDEIRLDRVVRAIAGLMLFNAAYLAENVRSGLQAIPKGQTEAAKALGLNTIQTLTLIILPQSLRISTPAIVGQFISLFKDTSLLGLFSMFELTGISRTILSQPDFSDRQTEVYLFIGFIYWMVCFSMSQVSRKLEKQKA
- a CDS encoding ABC transporter permease → MDTPTQLIFALGLIVLTLILAAWQRLDLLGSVVVAAGRSILQMIVFSYILATIFIVRDPVLTLIAVLALLLVAAIVTQKQLSQRIPYLLPITLGSLFLGSSVTLGYVFTFVVQSTPWYEPRVLLPLSGLVFANAMNGAAIAGEQFIHSLSHNTQEIETHLSLGASPTIAIAPYRQAAIRAGLLPTLNALTIAGLAILPSFMGGTLLAGFDPLQAGAYQLLILFMTLLATLITLLGLLAGITQQFFTPAAQLRRW
- the cofH gene encoding 7,8-didemethyl-8-hydroxy-5-deazariboflavin synthase subunit CofH: MYLETSQLSLDTLLNHALAGHDLSPEEGLYLLRQTSPTALEAIRETADRLRQQQIGDTVTYVVNRNINYTNICEQHCSFCAFRRDAEESGAYWLDWDTILAKATEAVQQGATEICMQGGLNPQAKIDDRALPYYLKLVATIKSAFPHLHLHAFSPQEIQFIARQDGLTYGEVIAALQAAGVDSMPGTAAEVLDDTVRRVICPEKINAATWVEIIHTAHTLGMPTTSTMLSGHIETPAQQIAHLEQLRQLQQKAQHRGDRGITEFILLPFVGQEAPKPLRSRVGRDQPDLAASLQLTAVARIYLGNWIPNHQPSWVKLGLPGAIAALTWGCNDIGGTLMEEHITTMAGAIGGTCQTVETLTQAIASLDRPAQQRDTLYRSISR
- a CDS encoding circadian clock KaiB family protein, yielding MEHLSVPKTFKGIALFTPGGDLVYCIDANKQSRWHLHLCAALQDWLGLSEPPHFLLPCYTATVDRWQDAHTGKVNTLATAAPGVIRYRVLLEALFGLEPQQWQTVQTTPELCTPRLLSTYRQQFPVLWECHDWVIRLDDTDRPSPIEPSHPIIPAPFSPSHSPTPHTPHPHTPHPHSSTLPLPTLPLPHSPIPHPTPSPTYVFHLYLSSRSGNVQRILQNLHTLLEQCIDQPYTLKMIDISKNPEQAELDQVTAMPTLVRVSPLPMRRIVGDLEDADRLLSLLSSP
- a CDS encoding VWA domain-containing protein; the protein is MKVGLEIALSDVQLDVTQANSQRQAAISVFAMPEPSSREVPLNLCLILDHSGSMRGKSLDTVKQAAKGLIEKLTPGDRITIIAFNHEAHVLVANQTVNQPADIQSQLDALTATGGTNIDEGLKLGIEECAKGKQGTVSQIFLLTDGENEHGNNDRCLKLAHVATGYGLTINALGFGDNWNQDILEQIADAGIGALAYIAAPELAVTEFDRLLNRAQSVGLTNAHLMLKLAPNTRLAELKPLAQVAPETIELPVTMEGDIAIARLGDLLVDAPRVVLANLYFDQLPEGSHTVAQVQVRYDNPLTGTTTASDISPITLQAVPTYTPQPNPAVQTHILALAKYRQTQIAENKLQQGDKTGAATMLQTAANTALQMGDRAGATVLQETATRLQSGETLSERDRKQTRIASKTVLQG